In Kushneria marisflavi, the following are encoded in one genomic region:
- the rpmA gene encoding 50S ribosomal protein L27 produces MAHKKAAGSTRNGRDSESKRLGVKLFGGQEASAGSIIVRQRGTRFHAGEGVGVGRDFTLFALRDGQVKFETKGPKKRKHVSIVSA; encoded by the coding sequence ATGGCTCACAAGAAGGCCGCAGGTAGTACTCGTAACGGTCGCGATTCCGAGTCCAAACGTCTCGGCGTCAAGCTCTTCGGTGGTCAGGAAGCCTCTGCCGGCAGCATTATCGTTCGCCAGCGTGGCACTCGTTTCCACGCCGGTGAAGGCGTCGGCGTCGGTCGTGACTTCACTCTGTTCGCGCTTCGCGACGGTCAGGTGAAGTTCGAGACCAAGGGTCCGAAAAAGCGCAAGCACG